A section of the Sphaerobacter thermophilus DSM 20745 genome encodes:
- a CDS encoding MFS transporter: protein MLGVGSAAPPETAARTLRRFYAYRLTWEAKFESAIWIIYLQSRGYSLAEIGLAESAFHLAPVLLEVPSGALADLIGRRWTLMISGLLMATGVALLWLAPSLPVVMLALFLSGASYSFASGSDQAYLYDALGEDPEGHARYTDILGRLLGAAYVVGAAATWLGAALSEISYGIPFALVIGAGLGGAWLAAGLAEAPRKRGTEGVRRSVTAHAGAARAVLARRPDVAVVLLLSGLFWTAATVTHLYLQAAFTARGLSNSNIGLVVGISLLLNAAGAALLGRVAPRGRFARQFAGVAAVAGLGLAGTAAEHIVLAIGAYLVAQIAYGLGEPLLIAWFNRQVPSEQRATILSLDSWIFSVVMIVVFPVAGAMAERLGWATLYLACGAVTLALGAAVLVAARRHSRSGRV from the coding sequence ATGCTCGGAGTCGGATCGGCCGCGCCGCCGGAGACGGCGGCTCGCACCCTCCGTCGCTTCTACGCTTACCGGCTCACCTGGGAAGCCAAGTTCGAGAGCGCGATCTGGATTATCTACCTCCAGAGTCGCGGCTACAGCCTTGCCGAGATCGGATTGGCCGAGTCCGCGTTCCACCTGGCCCCGGTCCTGCTGGAGGTCCCGTCCGGCGCGTTGGCCGACCTGATCGGGCGTCGCTGGACGCTGATGATCAGCGGGCTGCTGATGGCGACCGGGGTGGCGCTCCTCTGGCTTGCGCCGTCGTTGCCGGTCGTGATGCTGGCGCTCTTCCTCTCCGGCGCTTCCTACAGCTTCGCCTCGGGCAGCGATCAGGCCTACCTCTACGACGCGCTCGGAGAAGACCCTGAGGGTCACGCCCGCTACACCGACATCCTCGGCCGGCTGCTCGGCGCGGCATATGTGGTCGGAGCGGCCGCCACCTGGCTGGGGGCAGCTCTCTCGGAGATCAGCTACGGGATCCCCTTCGCGCTCGTGATCGGGGCCGGACTGGGTGGTGCCTGGCTGGCCGCCGGGCTGGCGGAGGCGCCCCGGAAGCGGGGGACAGAAGGTGTGCGCCGGTCAGTCACCGCGCACGCCGGGGCGGCGCGCGCGGTGCTGGCGCGGCGTCCTGATGTGGCCGTGGTGCTGCTCCTGTCCGGCTTGTTCTGGACGGCAGCGACGGTGACACACCTCTACCTGCAGGCAGCCTTCACCGCCCGTGGGCTGTCCAACAGCAACATCGGCCTCGTCGTCGGCATCTCCCTGCTGCTCAACGCCGCGGGCGCGGCGCTCCTGGGGCGGGTGGCGCCACGCGGCCGCTTCGCCCGGCAATTCGCGGGTGTGGCCGCGGTTGCCGGGCTTGGGCTGGCCGGCACGGCAGCCGAGCACATCGTGCTGGCGATTGGTGCCTACCTCGTCGCGCAGATCGCCTACGGGCTGGGGGAGCCGCTGCTGATCGCCTGGTTCAACCGGCAGGTTCCGTCGGAGCAGCGGGCGACGATCCTGTCACTCGACTCGTGGATCTTCTCGGTGGTGATGATCGTCGTCTTCCCCGTCGCCGGGGCGATGGCCGAGCGGCTGGGGTGGGCCACGCTCTATCTCGCCTGCGGCGCCGTCACCCTGGCGCTCGGCGCCGCCGTCCTCGTCGCCGCTCGGCGGCACTCCCGGTCGGGTCGAGTGTGA
- a CDS encoding nuclear transport factor 2 family protein, whose protein sequence is MHALDVAGQYFDAWNRRDPDAIMATFAEGGTYADPAAGTLSGPAIGAYAGSLFAAFPDLHFDLVHVAATDGGRVTAEWLMRGTNTGPFAGAPPTGQTIALPGADFITVDGEKVRSVQGYFDRRTFVEQLGLQAMVMPYKAGPFAFGTATMVKTGKQTKPGAVGVTKITVRSDQEREQIREYSRAIAAEMLEMPGFLGWIGVVIGQEMYTITAWEDTEAPRQLVRGGTHRGAMRHFYEKDFALGGMLSVWSPERIKLDVRCDECGRVFTLRDWDESTRCECGAALNSTQTTW, encoded by the coding sequence ATGCACGCGCTCGACGTGGCAGGACAGTACTTTGATGCCTGGAACCGGCGCGACCCGGACGCCATCATGGCTACGTTCGCCGAAGGCGGCACCTACGCTGATCCGGCGGCGGGAACGCTCAGCGGGCCGGCTATCGGCGCGTACGCCGGGTCGCTGTTCGCCGCCTTCCCCGATCTGCACTTCGATCTGGTGCACGTCGCCGCGACGGACGGCGGCAGGGTCACCGCCGAGTGGCTCATGCGGGGCACCAACACCGGTCCATTCGCCGGGGCGCCGCCGACCGGGCAGACGATTGCCCTCCCGGGCGCGGATTTCATCACCGTCGACGGCGAAAAGGTGCGCTCAGTGCAGGGGTACTTCGACCGGCGCACGTTCGTCGAACAGCTCGGGCTCCAGGCGATGGTCATGCCCTACAAGGCAGGGCCGTTTGCCTTCGGCACCGCAACCATGGTCAAGACCGGGAAGCAGACCAAACCGGGGGCGGTCGGCGTGACGAAGATCACCGTGCGCTCGGATCAGGAGCGGGAGCAAATCCGCGAGTACAGCCGCGCCATCGCCGCCGAGATGCTGGAGATGCCGGGATTCCTGGGGTGGATCGGCGTCGTCATTGGTCAGGAGATGTACACCATCACCGCGTGGGAAGACACCGAGGCGCCCCGGCAGTTGGTGCGCGGCGGTACCCACCGCGGTGCGATGCGCCATTTCTACGAGAAGGACTTCGCGCTCGGCGGGATGCTGAGCGTCTGGTCTCCGGAGCGGATCAAGCTCGACGTGCGCTGCGATGAGTGCGGCCGCGTGTTTACGCTGCGCGACTGGGACGAGAGCACGCGGTGCGAGTGCGGCGCGGCGCTGAATAGCACGCAGACGACCTGGTGA
- a CDS encoding GNAT family N-acetyltransferase, which translates to MSSTDTGIAVAHEVIERHSFALLEATRIYHTVWPDPNTRYVDVVAMLNRHAGYPGFAGLLARESTGRAVAMAYGHTTCPGQWWHDRVEPELPPESAGWLDDCFVLVELAVLPEYRRRGIARGLLERLLRSRTEARAALSTQEDNEPALALYAALGWRPIAGPMRFAPAGTPFVILGRELQGSW; encoded by the coding sequence GTGAGCAGCACCGACACGGGGATTGCTGTCGCGCACGAGGTAATCGAGCGACATAGCTTCGCGCTGCTTGAGGCGACCCGCATCTACCACACGGTGTGGCCGGACCCGAACACCCGCTACGTGGACGTCGTCGCCATGCTCAACCGGCACGCCGGGTACCCGGGCTTCGCCGGCTTGCTGGCCCGCGAGAGCACCGGCCGCGCAGTCGCGATGGCCTACGGGCACACTACCTGCCCCGGGCAGTGGTGGCACGACCGTGTCGAGCCTGAACTGCCTCCCGAATCCGCCGGGTGGCTCGATGACTGTTTCGTCCTCGTCGAACTGGCGGTGCTTCCGGAGTATCGGAGGCGCGGCATCGCCCGCGGGCTGCTGGAGCGGCTCCTCCGCAGCCGGACGGAAGCGCGCGCCGCCCTCTCAACCCAGGAGGACAACGAGCCCGCCCTCGCCCTCTACGCCGCGCTCGGCTGGCGACCGATCGCCGGCCCCATGCGCTTCGCCCCCGCTGGAACACCGTTCGTCATCCTGGGGCGTGAGCTGCAGGGTTCCTGGTGA
- a CDS encoding NAD(P)-dependent oxidoreductase — MDNKRIGFIGVGAMGLPMALRLCQAGYNVVFTSRRDEAVQRLTAAGATAVPTPLLVASQSDVVMSCLPADDDLFQVFLGPDGVIENMQPGGTIIDFSTTSPMMIQRVAAEAARRQIRVVDAPVSGGVYGAERGTLTLMVGADGAVLEEVRPLLEVLGSQIYHVGDIGLGKVFKIINNLLAGTTLVLVGEALSLAANAGADLSLLYEVVKSSSGNSAAWTDAVPTLLQAAAEGDQPAPSPGFRLELMRKDLKLAEALGADLGTPLALTTLALQFYTAACSRGMAKEDAKQVGRLVARLANADLSPRASDGA; from the coding sequence ATGGACAACAAGCGGATCGGGTTCATCGGGGTCGGCGCAATGGGGCTGCCGATGGCGCTCCGCCTATGCCAGGCCGGCTACAACGTCGTCTTCACCAGCCGGCGAGATGAGGCCGTGCAGCGGCTCACCGCTGCGGGCGCGACCGCGGTCCCGACGCCGCTCCTGGTCGCCAGCCAGAGCGACGTGGTAATGAGCTGCCTGCCGGCGGACGATGACCTCTTCCAAGTCTTTCTCGGCCCGGACGGCGTGATTGAGAACATGCAGCCCGGCGGCACGATCATCGACTTCAGCACGACCTCCCCGATGATGATCCAGCGGGTCGCGGCGGAGGCGGCCCGGCGCCAGATCCGGGTGGTGGACGCCCCCGTCAGCGGCGGCGTCTACGGCGCGGAGCGGGGGACGCTGACGCTCATGGTCGGTGCCGACGGCGCGGTCCTGGAAGAGGTTCGGCCGCTCCTGGAGGTGCTGGGGAGCCAGATCTACCACGTGGGCGACATCGGGCTGGGCAAGGTCTTCAAGATCATCAACAACCTGCTGGCCGGGACCACGCTGGTACTCGTCGGGGAGGCGCTGTCGCTGGCGGCCAACGCGGGCGCGGACCTCTCCCTGCTCTATGAGGTGGTCAAGTCCAGCTCCGGGAACTCGGCGGCCTGGACGGATGCCGTGCCGACGCTGTTGCAGGCCGCGGCCGAGGGGGATCAGCCCGCGCCGTCCCCCGGTTTCCGGCTCGAGTTGATGCGGAAGGACCTGAAGCTGGCCGAGGCGCTGGGGGCCGATCTCGGAACGCCGCTGGCCCTGACCACGCTGGCGCTCCAGTTCTACACCGCTGCCTGCAGCCGGGGCATGGCCAAGGAGGACGCGAAGCAGGTCGGTCGCCTCGTCGCCCGCCTGGCAAACGCGGATCTCTCCCCGCGGGCGAGTGATGGAGCTTGA
- a CDS encoding GntR family transcriptional regulator has translation MSELRAGSTPLYQQLAARLRRQIAEGIYRPGDRLPSEAELCDQFGVSRITVRAALDQLVDAGLLRRQRGKGTFVTAPLVEHELIRLTDFVEDMAAAGLQPASRITHLGEEPASAEVARHLDLAPQTPVVRLDRLRLADSSPIAFDVTYLPLRYGRLLDRSALERETIYHILETQYQIPVVSGTFVIEAGKSTAELAEALEVERGAPLLIIQRISYTEGREPIYFQRRYYRADRVRYRVELDRGYPGQRSRLTEFVPVFDGG, from the coding sequence ATGAGCGAGCTACGGGCGGGATCTACCCCGCTGTATCAACAACTGGCCGCCCGGCTGCGGCGGCAGATCGCCGAGGGGATCTACCGTCCAGGCGACCGCCTGCCGTCGGAAGCCGAGCTATGCGACCAGTTCGGCGTGAGCCGGATCACGGTGCGTGCCGCGCTCGACCAGCTGGTCGATGCCGGGCTGCTCCGGCGCCAGCGGGGGAAGGGGACATTCGTCACCGCGCCGCTAGTGGAACACGAGTTGATCCGCCTGACCGACTTTGTCGAGGACATGGCCGCGGCCGGGTTGCAGCCTGCGTCGCGGATCACCCACCTTGGGGAGGAGCCTGCTTCGGCCGAGGTGGCGCGGCATCTCGACCTCGCCCCGCAGACCCCGGTGGTTCGGCTCGATCGCCTGCGGCTCGCCGACTCCTCGCCGATCGCCTTCGACGTAACCTACCTGCCGCTGCGCTACGGGCGGCTGCTCGATCGCTCGGCGCTGGAGCGCGAAACGATCTACCACATCCTGGAGACCCAGTATCAGATCCCGGTGGTCTCCGGCACATTCGTCATCGAGGCCGGGAAGTCCACGGCGGAGCTGGCCGAGGCGTTGGAGGTGGAGCGGGGCGCGCCCTTGCTCATCATCCAGCGCATCTCCTACACCGAGGGGCGCGAGCCGATCTACTTCCAGCGGCGCTATTACCGCGCAGACCGGGTGCGCTACCGCGTGGAGCTTGACCGCGGCTACCCCGGCCAGCGATCCCGGCTGACCGAGTTCGTGCCCGTCTTCGATGGCGGGTGA
- a CDS encoding S8 family serine peptidase: MRTRLVRLLVILALMLSTMTSLGFAAAQQAGNPSTSMPGRYLVALKSTGDARFMQAQITEMGATVVQNLAPLNLLVVHGTEQVKQRLKADPRVSGVATDRIQRIVPPELAPDMFSSPQAAEPIQIDLTDDAQNGEITGDPAFDLSGLMWNIDRIEAPDAWETTSGEPEVLVGVADTGLDSTHVDLEDNIHSVVDFTEAEDPPICDTFFGVSDQALAAQFGGPADGDWNGHGSWIGGNIAAVLNEQGVNGVAPNVKLVSLKISQWCGYAYDSTILSAFLYAASNDIDVVSLSFGGYLDRSDPEQDLIYSQYASAVALARSEGTVIVAAAGNEHVEIGDGGQVLSSGMLTTPGTLLDGFLDLQGLYEIPGGIPGVVTVGSTGNMVNEPSDECPEGTTEGSLATCKPEDDPHQPFGAGEENQLAYYSNYGPRIDLVAPGGSRMFNLPLWDRGGTPGFPYTIEDEYTAWQTFSTTSNWALYTAQIPCFLFIGGGFPAGQCYTTIQGTSMATPHVSAVLALVASANPDLRGDPDRLVEIVKETAQPISGNETPPLDPSDTSPGDIGGPSCPTGYCHLGGDPIPDEDAYGAGLVDAAAAVEAAMVEDEAGSQSQP; the protein is encoded by the coding sequence ATGAGAACGAGGCTCGTTCGCCTCCTGGTAATCCTCGCACTGATGCTCTCCACCATGACCAGCCTCGGGTTCGCCGCAGCTCAGCAAGCGGGGAACCCGAGCACCAGCATGCCCGGCCGGTACCTCGTCGCGCTCAAGAGCACCGGGGATGCGCGTTTCATGCAGGCCCAGATCACCGAGATGGGCGCCACGGTTGTTCAGAACCTCGCGCCGCTGAACCTCCTCGTGGTTCACGGGACCGAGCAGGTCAAGCAGCGGTTGAAGGCCGACCCCCGCGTCAGCGGCGTCGCCACCGACCGCATCCAGCGCATCGTCCCGCCGGAGCTGGCGCCCGACATGTTCAGCAGCCCACAGGCGGCTGAGCCGATCCAGATTGACCTGACCGACGATGCACAGAACGGCGAGATCACGGGCGACCCGGCGTTCGACCTGTCCGGCCTGATGTGGAACATCGACCGCATCGAGGCTCCTGACGCATGGGAGACCACGTCCGGCGAGCCCGAGGTCCTGGTCGGCGTGGCCGACACCGGCCTCGACTCCACCCATGTCGATCTGGAGGACAACATCCACTCGGTGGTCGACTTCACCGAGGCCGAGGACCCGCCCATCTGCGACACGTTCTTCGGCGTCTCGGACCAGGCTCTCGCCGCGCAGTTCGGCGGGCCGGCCGACGGCGACTGGAACGGGCACGGGTCGTGGATCGGCGGCAACATCGCCGCGGTGCTCAACGAGCAGGGCGTCAACGGCGTCGCGCCCAACGTCAAGCTGGTCTCCCTCAAGATCTCGCAATGGTGCGGCTATGCCTATGATTCGACGATCCTCTCAGCATTCCTCTACGCCGCCTCCAACGACATCGACGTGGTCAGCCTCTCCTTCGGCGGCTACCTGGATCGCAGCGACCCCGAGCAGGACTTGATCTACAGCCAGTACGCCTCCGCAGTCGCGCTGGCCCGCTCCGAAGGAACGGTCATCGTCGCCGCTGCCGGCAACGAGCATGTGGAGATCGGAGACGGTGGCCAGGTGCTCAGCAGCGGTATGCTGACCACCCCGGGCACGCTCCTGGACGGGTTCCTCGACCTCCAGGGTCTGTACGAGATCCCGGGTGGGATCCCTGGCGTGGTCACCGTCGGCTCGACCGGGAATATGGTCAATGAGCCGTCGGATGAGTGTCCTGAGGGGACGACCGAAGGTTCGCTCGCAACCTGCAAGCCGGAGGACGACCCTCACCAGCCGTTCGGGGCCGGTGAGGAGAATCAGCTTGCCTACTACAGCAACTACGGACCGCGGATCGATCTCGTCGCCCCTGGCGGCTCCCGGATGTTCAACCTGCCGCTCTGGGATCGCGGCGGCACGCCCGGATTCCCCTACACCATCGAAGACGAATACACGGCCTGGCAAACCTTCTCGACGACCTCGAACTGGGCGCTCTACACAGCGCAGATCCCCTGCTTCCTGTTCATCGGCGGCGGGTTCCCCGCGGGGCAGTGCTACACGACCATCCAGGGCACATCGATGGCCACCCCGCACGTCTCGGCCGTCTTGGCCCTGGTCGCCAGCGCGAATCCGGACCTGCGCGGCGACCCGGACCGCCTGGTCGAGATCGTCAAGGAGACCGCTCAACCGATCTCGGGCAACGAGACCCCGCCGCTCGATCCGAGCGACACTTCGCCCGGCGACATCGGCGGCCCGTCCTGCCCCACCGGCTACTGCCACCTGGGTGGCGACCCGATCCCTGATGAGGACGCCTACGGTGCCGGGCTGGTAGATGCCGCGGCCGCCGTCGAGGCGGCCATGGTGGAGGATGAGGCCGGGAGCCAGAGCCAACCATAA